Genomic DNA from Cloacibacillus sp.:
TCATAAAAAACGGTAAGGTTATAGACGGAACCGGCGCCCCGGCCTATAGGGCGGATGTAGGGATTACGGGCGACAAGATCTCGGCTGTCGGCGTCATCGGTGATGATGGTTCTCCGTCCATTGACGCGGAAGGCCGCTGCCTCTCTCCCGGATTCATCGATACGCACTCCCATGCCGATTGCTCCATGTTTTTATACCCTGACTGTGAAAGCTATCTCAGACAGGGTATTACCACATTTATTGGCGGGCAGTGCGGTGACTCGAATGCGCCGATATTTAACTGGTGGATGCGTAAATACTGGGAATACGACATGTGGAACGATATTGACCCATTCGTATTTTCGCCCAGGACGATACAGCCTGTCGAAAGGGTCCTTCGGACGGTATATGAAAAGACTGGCCGCCGGATAGAGTGGCGCTCCTTCTCAGAATATGCGGAGCACGTCGCGAAACAGGGGCTTGGCTGCAATATGATAACTCTCGCGGGGCACAGTCAGATACGCGCCGATGTGATGGGACTCAGCCAGCGGCGCCCTCCCGACGGTGAAGAGATGAAGAAGATCAAAGCGCACATCGACGAGGCTTTTGAGGCCGGAGTTTGGGGGCTGTCGACGGGACGCGATTATCCGCCGAGCGCCTACGCTGATTTTGACGAGATCGTCGAGCTCGCGGAGTATGTGAGAGACCTCGGCGGGTATTACTTTACGCATTGGCGAAGGACGGGGCCGCGTGTCGGCACGCCGGAGAGGCCCAACCGCCTAGCCGGTATCACCGAGCCGCTTGAGATCGCGCTCGCGACGGGGATAAAGACGCAGATATCGCACCTGGCGACAGGCTTTGAGATATATCCCGAGGACCCGCGTATGGATGCCTACGCCGCGCGGGTCACGCTGGAGCATATTGACGGTTATATCGCCCGCGGCGCTGACGTGGCCTTTGATGTGATCCCCGGCAACAGCGGCGGGATATGCACGACGCCGTATCTTGCCTCGCTGTTTATGCCCTGGCTCAAGGAGGCGGGATCTCTTGCGCAGTTCATCAAAAATCTCGGCGCGCGGGACTATCGCGAGAGGCTGCTGGCGCTGCTCCAGGCAGGCGAATGGTATGCCGTCAATCCGAATGTCTGTCCCTCGTGGGATTTGAAAATTTACATCACCGAGAGCTCCCGTGCGGCGGTGGGGATGAATATCCGTGAGATAGCGCGCGCGGCGGGGCGCAGCTCGCTTGAGACGGTCTTTGACCTCCTGCTCGCCGAACCGCGCATCAGGATCATGAAATATGACAAGTCTGACGAGGAGGTACGCGGGCTGCTCTCGCATCCACGCGGCTTCGTCTGTACCGATACATACGCGACGGACCTTAACGGCATGTACGGCAACGGTATGGAGATACCCGAGGTGCTGCCTCATCCGCACACATACTGCGCATTTCCGAAGTATATCCTCAAGTACGGCGCAGGTACGCTTGAGGAGCGTATCCACAAACTGACGGGAGCGCCCGCCGCCTTTATGGGTATCAAGGGACGCGGTGTGATCGCCGAAGGTAATTACGCCGACCTGCTGGTGATCGACTGCGAGAATTTAAGGACGAATGAAAATTATATAGAGCCGCGCGTATATCCGCAGGGTATAACGCATGTCATCGTGAACGGCCGTGAGGCGGTAACGCCGGAGAATGCCGCCGTCCGCCGCGCGGGCCGTATTCTCAGGAAGTAACGTTTGAAACAAAAACAGATAAAAAGGAGTCTTAACATTATGGATGATCTCTACCTTATTGACGGCTGTACATTTACCGAGGGCGTATTCATCGGTCTTTCTGAGAGGGTGAAGAAGTCGCTCCTCACCGCCTTTTTTCTCACTACGCCCGGCGAGAACGACGGTTTCCGCGAGTGCGTGTCGAAGATCGGCGGTCTCTATAACTTTGCCGACCGTCCGGACAGCGGCTTTATAATCGCGCGCACCGCCGACGATATCGTGAGGGCGAAGAAAGAGGGCAAAAAGGCGCTCATCATCACCTTTCAGGACCCGCAGCCGGTGGAGAATTCGCTTGATAAACTGCGCACGCTCTATGAGCTTGGCCTCCGCGTGATGCAGATGACCTACAACAAGGCCAATTACATCGGTACCGGCTGTATCGAGAGCGTTGACGGCGGTCTCACCGACTTTGGCAGGGAGGCTCTCCGGAAGATGAACGAGCTGGGTATTGTCGCGGATGTTTCGCACTGCGGGCACAAGACGACGCAGGATGTCCTGAAATACAGCGGGAAGCCGATCGTCATTTCGCATTCTTGTCCGCTGGCGCTTACCGACAACGTGCGCAATAAGACGGACGAGGAGCTGCGTATGTTAAAGAAGAACGGCGGAGTTATCGGGATTTCTTCCTGGGGGCCGCTTTGCTGGAAGAACGATACCGTTAAAGGGCGTCCGTCGCTCGCAGACTATGTGGATCACATCGACTATGTTGTGAACCTTATAGGCATAGACCATATCGGCTATGGCAGCGACAGCACTCCTGACGACACGAAGGACGAGAAGGGGCTTTTTACGCAGTCCAGCTTCTACGCTCCCGTTGTCGACGGTTACAACCGGGCGGTGGGGATCGACCCGGCGACGCGTTACGCGGTGGGGGTGGATGGACCGTGGGATTTGGAAAACGTCTTCGCGGAGATGCGCCGGCGCGGATACTCCGAAGAGGATATTTATAAGTATGCCGGAGGCAATTTTATGAGGGTTTTACGGGAAAACTGGAAATAAAAAGGAATAAAAGGGGGATTTGCGATGAACAAGAAGTTACTTATAGCTTTGGTCTGCATCATTATTGCAGCGGCGGGATATTTCCTCTTTGGGCAGAAACCGGCCGCCGAGAAGAGCGCGGATTCGTCGTCGGAGTACCGGGACACGATCATATTCGCGACAAACACCGATATTTTGACGCTTGACCCGCAGATACAGAACGATACCACGACGGAACAGGTCGTGCGGATGCTTTACAACAACCTTCTTAAGTTTGACGACGAGGGAAATATCGTCGGCGATCTCGCGGAGGAGTGGGGTCCGTCCGAGGACGGCCTCACCTGGACGGTCAAGCTCAGACAGGGCGTGAAGTTCCATAACGGCAAGGAGATGACCGCCGCCGACGTGAAGGCCACCTTTGAGCGCGCGATGCACGCGAAGGCCGGCGGCCTGCGCACGACGGAGATCATCAAGATGTTCAAGTCCGTCGACGCTCCGGATAAGTACACGGTGACTATAACGACGGACAAACCATACGGTCCGATGGAGGCGCTGCTGTGCAACCTCTCGCTTGCCGTGATGGACGCGGAATTTATTAATAAGTACGGGCTAGACCTCGGCAGCAAGACGGAGGCGGAGAACGGCACCGGCCCCTATAAGATCGCCTCCTGGACGAAGGATGACGAGGTCGTCATCAAGCGGTTCGGCGACTACTTTGACGGTCCGGCATTTACTCAAAAGATCGTCGTCAAGCCGATCCCCGAGGCCGCTTCGCGCGTTATCGCGCTTGAAAACGGCGAGGTGGACGTCATCAGCAACATCAGCGCCAACGACCTTGCGACACTCGAAGAGCACGAAAGCATAAAGGTCATGAAGGTCCCGACGATCAGCCAGCGCCTCTTCCGCTTTGGCTGCAACGACCCGATAATCTCCAAAACAAAGGTTCGTCAGGCGATAATCTACGCGATAGACAGACAGGCGATCATAGATTCTCTCTTCGCCGGCACGGTGTACCCGTCGACGGCGCCGCTCGCGCCCGTCACCTGGGGTTATACGAACCTTGGCGAGATCAAGCGTGACACAGAAAAATCAAAACAGCTGCTCAAAGAGGCCGGATATCCAGACGGATTTGAGACTAAGATCGTGACCTGCGAGAGGTATATGAAGGGAACGCAGATGGCCGAGGTTCTAGCATCGCAGCTCGCCGAGGTGGGCATTAAAGCGAAAATCGAGGTCTGGGAGTGGAGCGCCCTTTCCGCGAGCTGGGACGGCGTGAAAAAAGAGGATTTTGACCAGCCAATATTTGTCATGGGATCCGGCCCCTCGATGAGGGATGCGGACGGCGGTCTTCGCGGCCTATATACGACATCCGAGAGCGGCCTCAACGACCGTAATTACGGCTTTTATTCGAACGCCGAGGCAGACAGGCTAATATACGCGGGTATGAGCGAGACTAACAAAGAGAAACGCGCGGAGCTTTACGCCGAGGCTGAGAAAATACTGTACCTCGACGACCCCGCGGCCTTCTGGTTATTCGATATGTACGGCATGTGCGCGATGAGCGGCAAGGTCGAGGGGGTAAAGGTAAGCGCTATCAACAATATCACCTTTGAAAGGGCGCGTGTCAAAAACTAGCAGTGCCTCTACTGCAAAAAAATATCAATGCGGCGGTTCGCGGCGGCCATGCCTTCCGCGGACCGCCCAACACCCGGCGGCATTCGCCGGACCTTTCAATAACGCTGAAAGGAGTTTGAATATGCTCTCATACACAATAAAGAGAATCGCGCAGATCATACCTGTGATGCTCGTCATCTCTCTGCTGGTATTCCTGATGATGCACATGATACCAGGCGATCCGGTAAAGAACATGATGGGGCTTGAGGCCTCCAAAGAGGTGGTAGAAGCGGAGCGGGAGAGGCTGGGCCTTAACGACCCGCTGCCTGTACAGTATTTGAATTTTATGAAGAACGTCGTGAGGGGAGACCTTGGCACCTCGATCTTTTCAAAAAAGTCGGTGACGAAGGAGATACTTGATCGTTATCCCTATACGGCGAAGCTCGCCCTCGGCGGCACAATATTCGCCGCGGTGGTCGGCGTTCTTATTGGAATAACCTGCGCCGTCAGGCGCAACAGCGTCACCGACAGTTCGCTGGTGGTATTGTCGCTTGCCGCGGTATCCACGCCGTCGTTTTTTCTCGCACTCATAATGATGCTATTTTTCTCGCTGAACCTCGGCTGGCTTCCCAGCATCGGCCTAAAAACGCCGCTTCATTATGTGCTGCCCGTCATTACGCTTGGTATGCAGTCGGTCGGCCTCATTGCCAGGACGACCCGCTCGGCGATGCTTGACGTGCTGACGCAGGATTACATCAGGACGTCGCGTTCACGAGGAATCCCGAACAACATCATCATCTACAGCCACGCGCTCAAAAACGCGATGATCCCCGTACTCACTGTGGTAGGTCTGCGCTTTGGCGGACTGCTTGCCGGTTCGACCCTCATCGAGACCGTCTTTTCGATACCGGGCATCGGTCGTTACCTCGTAGACGGCGTCCTCAAGCGGGATTTCCCGGTAGTTCAGGGAACGGTGCTGGTCCTCGCCGTGACCTTCGTCGTCGTCAACATGCTTGTCGACCTTCTCTACGCGGCGGCAGACCCGCGAATCAAGTATGAATAGGAAGTGAACGGATAATGGACGCACAGGTATTTAAGAGATTTATAAAAAACAAAGCCACCATCGTCGGCAGCATAATCCTTTTGTTCTTCTTCTTCATCGCTCTCTTTGGGCCGCTGCTCTGCCATTACGACCCCAACACCATTGACCTGAAGAGCGTCTACCAGCATCCCAGCGCGGAACACCTGCTAGGTACCGACAATCTTGGGCGCGATATGCTGACGCGCATCATCGTCGGCGCGCGCATCTCGCTGCTTGTGAGCTTCGCGGGCACGATCATCGGTTCCCTTATCGGCGTAGCGCTGGGCGTCGTCGCCGGTTACTACGGGGGCCTGCTTGACTCGCTTGTGTCTCGCTTTGTCGACCTTCTGCTCGCCTTCCCGGGACTGCTGCTCGCGATCGTCGTTGTGGCTATCCTGGGGAACGGTATCGTCAACACCATCGCCGCGATCGCCTTTTACTCGATACCCTACGTCGCGCGTATGGTACGCGGCATTGTCATCACCCTCAAAAACTCGGAATATGTGCAGGCCTGCCGTGTGATGGGGGCCTCTGACCTTAGAATAATCATCACCCATATCATTCCGAACTCGATGTCCCAGATCATCGTCAACACGACGCTGAACCTTGGCACGGCGATCCTCACCGCCTCTTCGCTCTCTTTCCTCGGCCTCGGCGTTACGCCGCCGCATCCGGAATGGGGCGCGATGCTTAGTCAGGGACGCGAGGTCATCCGCTATTTTCCGCTCGCGGCGATCATTCCCGGCGTCGCCATCACGCTTGTAGTACTGAGCTTCAGCATCGTCGGAGACGGCCTGCGCGACGCGCTCGACCCAAAACTCAAGAACAGCTAAGGGGGAGCGGCAATGGCCAAACGTATTTTAAGAGTAGAAAACCTGAAAACAACATTCTTCACCGACGAGGGAGTGATCCCCGCCGTCGACAACGTAAGCTTCCATCTAGACGAAAAGGAGACTCTGGCAATCGTCGGGGAATCCGGCTGCGGGAAGACCGTTACCTCCCTCTCCATACTGCGCCTCATCCCCTATCCTCCGGGAAAGATAACGGACGGGCACATCTATTACAACGACAGAGACCTCCTTGCTCTGAGCGAGAAAGAGATGCGGTCGATACGCGGCAACGATATTTCGATGATCTTTCAGGAACCGATGACCTCTCTCAACCCGGTGTTTACCGTCGGAGCGCAGATAATGGAGTCGCTGATCGTACACCAAAACATGTCCAAGGCCGACGCGAGGAAGCGCGCCATCGAGATGATTCGGCTCGTCGGCATACCCGCGCCGGAAAAATGCGTCGACTACTATCCGCATCAGCTCAGCGGCGGGATGCGCCAGCGTATCATGATCGCGATGGCGCTTGCCTGCCGTCCGAAGATACTAATAGCCGACGAACCGACCACGGCGCTGGACGTGACGGTACAGGCGCAGATACTGCGGCTGATGATCGAACTCAAAGAGAAGACAGGCACCGCGATAATCCTCATTACGCATGATCTCGGCATCGTCGCGCAGATCGCGGACCGCGTCAATGTTATGTATGCCGGAGAGACGGTGGAGTTCGCCGACGTGAGATCCATTTTCAGGGAACCGCTGCATCCCTACACCGTGGGGCTGCTCAAATCGCTGCCTAAGATAAACGAAGAGCGGGATAAACTTTATAACATCAAGGGGGCGGTGCCGAGCCCGAAGAACTATCCCCAGGGCTGCCGCTTCTCACCGCGCTGTGAGCGTGCGGCGGAAAAGTGCCGCAGCCAGAAACCGGAACTCTTTGCGGCCGGGGAGGGGCGCTGCGTGCGCTGCTGGCTCTACGAAGATAAAGAGGGTAAGGGTGTGAAAAACGATGGCTGAACCTTTGCTTGAAGTAAAAGATCTAAAAGTCTACTATCCGGTTAAGGTTAAGGGTGGCGGCCTCTTCAAGACAGAAAAGAAGTTTGTCAAAGCTGTCGACGGCGTCAGCTTTACCGTGGATGCCGGCGAGACCTTCGGACTGGTGGGAGAGAGCGGCTGCGGAAAGTCGACGACCGGCAAAGCCATCGTCAAGCTGCTCACACCGACGGCGGGGACGATCTCCTTTGAGGGGCGCGACCTCTTTGATCTTCCCAAGGAGCTCACAGACGAATATAAGAAGAAGATCCAGATAATATTCCAAGACCCATACTCGTCGCTTGACCCGCGTTTCACCGTGGAGCGCATAATCGGCGAGCCGCTTCTCGTGCACGGTATGACAAACGGCGTGGAACGCCGTTCGCGCGTGCTCAAACTGATGGAGGACGTCGGCATCCGCTCCGAATTCCTGCGCCGCTACCCGCATGAATTCAGCGGCGGTCAGCGCCAGCGAATCGGCGTCGCCCGCGCGCTTGCGCTGAATCCCTCGCTCATCGTCTGCGACGAGCCGGTATCAGCGCTGGACGTCTCAATACAGGCACAAATACTCAACCTGATGCAGGAGCTGCAGGCCAAGTATAACCTCACCTACATCTTTATCTCACACAACCTGAGCGTCGTAAAACATATCTGTGACCGTATCGCCGTGATGTACCTTGGAAATATTGTGGAGCTCGCCGGGAAAAACGAACTTTTCGGCGGGCCTATGCATCCATACACCAAGGCGCTGATGGCGGCCATCCCCGTACCTGACCCGGAGGTCAAGACTCTCTCCGTGCCGCTTGAGGGGGATGTTCCCAGCCCGCTCAACCCGCCGCCGGGCTGCTGCTTCCATACACGCTGCAGGCTGGCCCGCGAGGAATGCCGCGAAGTAAAGCCGCCACTCAGGGATATGGGCGGCGGGCATCTCGCGGCATGTCATCTTCTATAGAAATAACAGGAGGTAAGTGTAATGAAGGCTTCACCTTTACTGCTTTTTCCCGTAAGCGAATATCAGCGCCGCCTGAATAAAATACTCGCGGTGATGGAGAGAGCGGGCTTTGACGCTGTTATTTTGACGAGCGACGAAAATACCTTCTACCTCTCCGGCTTCCGCAGCATCGTGTGGGACAGCAAGGTTTCGACGCCGGGCGCCGTCGTTGTTACGAAGGATGGCGCCGTGGCGCTGGCCACCTCACAGGGCGGCGCGCCGACAGCCGGCGCCACATCCTGCGTCGAGGATATCCGCACATACGGCAAAGATGGTTATCCGACATACGTCAAGGCGATAACTTCGCTGCTTGAGGAGCGGGGCGTAAAAAATGGCCGGATCGGCTTTGAGCTGGGAACGGGGCACAAAATGCACCTCAACTATACGATGACCCAGGAGCTTTTCTCCGAGCTTCACGGCGCGGAGATCGCCGACGCCGCGGCAATTCTCTGGGAGGCGCGCTCCGTGAAGTCGCCGCTTGAGGTCGAGGCGATCGCGAAGGCCTGCGAGATAAACGTCGCCTGCATCCGCAAAGGATTCTCAGAGCTTCGCGAGGGGATGACGGAGATGGAACTCTATGGGAACATCATGGGCGAGTACCTCAAGAACGGCGCTGACAATACGCTGCCGCTCGGACTGCGCGCCGGCGCCGACCGTTATTCGCAGAGCAACTGTCCGCCCTCATACCGGCCGATAATGCGCGGCGAGGTCATCCTCGTCGACGGCGGGCCGATATACCATGGGTATTACTCCGACATCATACGCGAGGCTGTCATTGGCGAACCTACGACACGCCAGCAGGATATCTTTGATGTCGCGCGCGAGGCCTGCTATGTCGGCATCGAGGCTGTGCGGCCGGGCGAACCTATAAGCAGCGTCTGCCGGGCGGTAGACGATTTCTTCGATAAGAGCCGCTTCGCGGAGATCAATATGTACCGTAACTGGTGCGGCCACAGCATAGGAGTCGGCGTCCATGAATATCCGATGCTTGACACCTCAGCCGATGGATTGCTGGAGCCCGGTATGGTATTCGCGATCGAACCCTATATATTTGAAGATGGCAGCGGCAGCCTTGGCATAGAGCAAAACTTCGTCGTCACCGAGAGCGGCTGCCGGATACTTTCTCCCGGATATGACGAACTAATAAGACTTTAAGAGAGCTTGGATGAGACGGGACGCTGACGCGCCCCGTTTTTTTGTCTGTAGACATGATAATTATTTTACTTACAGCTAAAATTATCAAAAAAATATTTGACATATCATAAATATATGATAATATTCAGACGGAATAAATAGTCAATTAATATTATATAAAGGAATGAACAGTCTATGAACAGAAAGGATTGTGAAGGAGGATTACTCGCCGCTATCCGCGGGAAGAGGGCGGCGCTCAGCCCGAGGCAGGCGGCGGTTGCCGATTATATCCTGAAAAACTATCAGAATATGGCCTATGTCACCCTTGCGCAGCTGGCAAAAGAGGCAGGGAGCGGGCACGGGACGATCGTGCGGCTTGCGGAATCACTCGGCTACCCGACCTTCTCCGCGATGCAGGCGGCGCTGCGCGCGGAGATAGAGCGGGCAAAACCGCAGCGGCTGGCTGGGTTCTCTCCGCGTTCGAAGCATGGGACGCGGGTCTATGACACGGTCTTTGAGCTGGAAGACGCGATCATGAGAGAGGCGCACGCGATGATCGACGCCGAGGAATTTGAACTTGCGGCGGCTCTGCTCGCGGAGGCCCCCTCGGTGGTGGTCGCCGCCTCAGGGAGCAACGCCTTTCTCGGGGACTACGCCGCCTACTTCTTGAGCGTGCTGCGCGGCGGCGTCATGAATGTGAAGGTCCCCGATATGGCGGAGATCGAGAATATCTGCGACAGGCCGGCGGGAAGCGCCGCGCTGGTATTCAGCCTTCCTCGCTATCCGCGGGCCGCGCAGGAGATAACTGAGCTGCTGCACAGCCGCGGGATAAAAATTATCGGCATATCCGACGCGCTGAACTCGCCGATCGCCGACAGGTGCGATATTCTCTTCGTCGTGCCGCAGAGGTACTTGTCGTTTATCGATCCGTGCGCGGCGGTGATGTCTCTCGTGCACTCCCTTCTTTACGGGGTCTATTTAAAGACGCGGGAGAGCGGCCGGGCGCGCCTTGATATTTTTGACCGCTCTCTGAAAAATCTTTTTGTGAGGGCCGACGTCTCCGCGCCTGATTAACGCTCTGCCAGCTATGGGCGCAGGTGTGTACGGAGTCCGGCTGCGAAAGTTAAAGATTTTCTATCTCGGCGGTGTTCTGAGATGAAAATAAAACCCGGTGCCTATCAAAGGGCGCAGGAAGAAATCTATCATAATTTAAGGAGGCAGGAATATGGCATACGATGTTCGTTTTATCTCCCAGGCTGACGTGGAATCGCTGGGTATTTCGATGAAAGAGGTAATGGACGGAGTGGAGACCGGTTGGCGCATGAACGGGGAGGGTAAGACGGAGCTGCCCGCGAAGATCGGCATTCACCCGCGCGGCAACTGCTACATCCATGCCATGCCCTGCTGGATCGGCGGCGATACGGACATGGCGGGCATGAAATGGGTTGCCGGTTTCCCGATGAATCTTGAAAAAAGGCTGCCCTATAACAACGGGATATTCGTCCTCAACGACACGGAGACCGGTGTCGTCAAGGCGATAATGGACTGTAACTGGATGACCACCTGGCGCACGGGGGCCGCCGCTGGGCTGGGGGCTAAATACTTTGCCGCGCCCAATTCCGCCGTGATCGCCGTCATCGGCCTTGGAACGATAGGAAAGATCACGCTGCGCGCCTTCAAAGAGGTGCTGCCGGCGATGAAATATATCAAAATTTACGATCCGATGACGGAACAGTACGAGCGTTTTATCAATGAAATGCGGGAACTCCTTCCCGAAGTGGAGTTCATAAAATGCGGTTCGGTGCGTGAGGCCTGCTCGGAGGCCGACGTTGTGACAAGCTGCGCGCCGATCCTCGACCAGCCGCGGCGCTCGGTCAGCGCCGATATGCTGAAAGAAAACGTCTGCTGCATCGCCAGTGATTATGATTCGAGCCTCTGTGCCGACACCGTGAGCGGCGGGCGCTCCTTCGTCTGCGACGACCGCGGCCAGTATCTCTGGACACAGGAGCACGAAGTCTACTTCCAGAACGGTTACCCGCTCGCGGAGGGTATCTACGCCGATATGGGCGAGATAATCGCCGGGAAAAAACCGCCTGTATTGGAGGGGCGCCGCGTCTGTCTGTTCATGGGCATCGCAAGCCACGACGTGATGACCGCGAAGCTGATATTGGAGAAGGCGGCGGAAAAAGACGCCGGGACGATGCTGAAGCTGTAACGCTGCGGTAAAATAAATCGTATGGGATAGACAGTAAGGGGGAGGAGC
This window encodes:
- a CDS encoding ornithine cyclodeaminase family protein, giving the protein MAYDVRFISQADVESLGISMKEVMDGVETGWRMNGEGKTELPAKIGIHPRGNCYIHAMPCWIGGDTDMAGMKWVAGFPMNLEKRLPYNNGIFVLNDTETGVVKAIMDCNWMTTWRTGAAAGLGAKYFAAPNSAVIAVIGLGTIGKITLRAFKEVLPAMKYIKIYDPMTEQYERFINEMRELLPEVEFIKCGSVREACSEADVVTSCAPILDQPRRSVSADMLKENVCCIASDYDSSLCADTVSGGRSFVCDDRGQYLWTQEHEVYFQNGYPLAEGIYADMGEIIAGKKPPVLEGRRVCLFMGIASHDVMTAKLILEKAAEKDAGTMLKL
- a CDS encoding Xaa-Pro peptidase family protein codes for the protein MKASPLLLFPVSEYQRRLNKILAVMERAGFDAVILTSDENTFYLSGFRSIVWDSKVSTPGAVVVTKDGAVALATSQGGAPTAGATSCVEDIRTYGKDGYPTYVKAITSLLEERGVKNGRIGFELGTGHKMHLNYTMTQELFSELHGAEIADAAAILWEARSVKSPLEVEAIAKACEINVACIRKGFSELREGMTEMELYGNIMGEYLKNGADNTLPLGLRAGADRYSQSNCPPSYRPIMRGEVILVDGGPIYHGYYSDIIREAVIGEPTTRQQDIFDVAREACYVGIEAVRPGEPISSVCRAVDDFFDKSRFAEINMYRNWCGHSIGVGVHEYPMLDTSADGLLEPGMVFAIEPYIFEDGSGSLGIEQNFVVTESGCRILSPGYDELIRL
- a CDS encoding ABC transporter permease; amino-acid sequence: MDAQVFKRFIKNKATIVGSIILLFFFFIALFGPLLCHYDPNTIDLKSVYQHPSAEHLLGTDNLGRDMLTRIIVGARISLLVSFAGTIIGSLIGVALGVVAGYYGGLLDSLVSRFVDLLLAFPGLLLAIVVVAILGNGIVNTIAAIAFYSIPYVARMVRGIVITLKNSEYVQACRVMGASDLRIIITHIIPNSMSQIIVNTTLNLGTAILTASSLSFLGLGVTPPHPEWGAMLSQGREVIRYFPLAAIIPGVAITLVVLSFSIVGDGLRDALDPKLKNS
- a CDS encoding ABC transporter ATP-binding protein, translating into MAKRILRVENLKTTFFTDEGVIPAVDNVSFHLDEKETLAIVGESGCGKTVTSLSILRLIPYPPGKITDGHIYYNDRDLLALSEKEMRSIRGNDISMIFQEPMTSLNPVFTVGAQIMESLIVHQNMSKADARKRAIEMIRLVGIPAPEKCVDYYPHQLSGGMRQRIMIAMALACRPKILIADEPTTALDVTVQAQILRLMIELKEKTGTAIILITHDLGIVAQIADRVNVMYAGETVEFADVRSIFREPLHPYTVGLLKSLPKINEERDKLYNIKGAVPSPKNYPQGCRFSPRCERAAEKCRSQKPELFAAGEGRCVRCWLYEDKEGKGVKNDG
- a CDS encoding ABC transporter substrate-binding protein, coding for MNKKLLIALVCIIIAAAGYFLFGQKPAAEKSADSSSEYRDTIIFATNTDILTLDPQIQNDTTTEQVVRMLYNNLLKFDDEGNIVGDLAEEWGPSEDGLTWTVKLRQGVKFHNGKEMTAADVKATFERAMHAKAGGLRTTEIIKMFKSVDAPDKYTVTITTDKPYGPMEALLCNLSLAVMDAEFINKYGLDLGSKTEAENGTGPYKIASWTKDDEVVIKRFGDYFDGPAFTQKIVVKPIPEAASRVIALENGEVDVISNISANDLATLEEHESIKVMKVPTISQRLFRFGCNDPIISKTKVRQAIIYAIDRQAIIDSLFAGTVYPSTAPLAPVTWGYTNLGEIKRDTEKSKQLLKEAGYPDGFETKIVTCERYMKGTQMAEVLASQLAEVGIKAKIEVWEWSALSASWDGVKKEDFDQPIFVMGSGPSMRDADGGLRGLYTTSESGLNDRNYGFYSNAEADRLIYAGMSETNKEKRAELYAEAEKILYLDDPAAFWLFDMYGMCAMSGKVEGVKVSAINNITFERARVKN
- a CDS encoding dipeptide ABC transporter ATP-binding protein, whose translation is MAEPLLEVKDLKVYYPVKVKGGGLFKTEKKFVKAVDGVSFTVDAGETFGLVGESGCGKSTTGKAIVKLLTPTAGTISFEGRDLFDLPKELTDEYKKKIQIIFQDPYSSLDPRFTVERIIGEPLLVHGMTNGVERRSRVLKLMEDVGIRSEFLRRYPHEFSGGQRQRIGVARALALNPSLIVCDEPVSALDVSIQAQILNLMQELQAKYNLTYIFISHNLSVVKHICDRIAVMYLGNIVELAGKNELFGGPMHPYTKALMAAIPVPDPEVKTLSVPLEGDVPSPLNPPPGCCFHTRCRLAREECREVKPPLRDMGGGHLAACHLL
- a CDS encoding MurR/RpiR family transcriptional regulator, whose protein sequence is MNRKDCEGGLLAAIRGKRAALSPRQAAVADYILKNYQNMAYVTLAQLAKEAGSGHGTIVRLAESLGYPTFSAMQAALRAEIERAKPQRLAGFSPRSKHGTRVYDTVFELEDAIMREAHAMIDAEEFELAAALLAEAPSVVVAASGSNAFLGDYAAYFLSVLRGGVMNVKVPDMAEIENICDRPAGSAALVFSLPRYPRAAQEITELLHSRGIKIIGISDALNSPIADRCDILFVVPQRYLSFIDPCAAVMSLVHSLLYGVYLKTRESGRARLDIFDRSLKNLFVRADVSAPD
- a CDS encoding ABC transporter permease, whose product is MLSYTIKRIAQIIPVMLVISLLVFLMMHMIPGDPVKNMMGLEASKEVVEAERERLGLNDPLPVQYLNFMKNVVRGDLGTSIFSKKSVTKEILDRYPYTAKLALGGTIFAAVVGVLIGITCAVRRNSVTDSSLVVLSLAAVSTPSFFLALIMMLFFSLNLGWLPSIGLKTPLHYVLPVITLGMQSVGLIARTTRSAMLDVLTQDYIRTSRSRGIPNNIIIYSHALKNAMIPVLTVVGLRFGGLLAGSTLIETVFSIPGIGRYLVDGVLKRDFPVVQGTVLVLAVTFVVVNMLVDLLYAAADPRIKYE
- a CDS encoding membrane dipeptidase; the encoded protein is MDDLYLIDGCTFTEGVFIGLSERVKKSLLTAFFLTTPGENDGFRECVSKIGGLYNFADRPDSGFIIARTADDIVRAKKEGKKALIITFQDPQPVENSLDKLRTLYELGLRVMQMTYNKANYIGTGCIESVDGGLTDFGREALRKMNELGIVADVSHCGHKTTQDVLKYSGKPIVISHSCPLALTDNVRNKTDEELRMLKKNGGVIGISSWGPLCWKNDTVKGRPSLADYVDHIDYVVNLIGIDHIGYGSDSTPDDTKDEKGLFTQSSFYAPVVDGYNRAVGIDPATRYAVGVDGPWDLENVFAEMRRRGYSEEDIYKYAGGNFMRVLRENWK